In Lotus japonicus ecotype B-129 chromosome 5, LjGifu_v1.2, one genomic interval encodes:
- the LOC130718542 gene encoding inactive protein kinase SELMODRAFT_444075-like isoform X2 produces the protein MEKKLKQEAKHCMDELSCSIVVMNGSQPKVLRLNLGSSEELQTPFFSYSSPGIEIGKLKGRRLMHSTPVSSPEDTEEAGTSMSSTDSATSPFLVYKQNPLYQGQGPHERTNKPLNNPKGFNAQPPLYFDLERDHPTSPVARDINTVFWIHQNHNANEKLRNAENKVIQRTKSPTSKTLLENFKHCDQETTESELGFKFNQTQSRSYIPNSSIRENSIPLGRTTSIPPPLCSQCQNKVPVFGKPPRRFSFKEIEEATDMFSEMNLLAEGGFGVVHKGILKDGQIVAVKQLKLSGSQADIDFCREVRLLSCAQHRNVVLLIGFCTEDNLRILVYEYICNGSLDLCLHGGENMSLDWNSRLKIAIGVARGLRYLHEDCRVGCIVHRDLRPKNILLTHDFEPLVADFGLARWHSEWNMNTEDRVIGTSGYLAPEYIDAGNVTYKIDVYAFGIVLLELITGRRISELEQINGHSYLSELFHPIHMLEPDHILQNVLSLKPCLDSEASLQFNLQLQAMARAVSLCLRLDPDARPSMSKILRVLEGGDPTGPMSLDINSVGNTSGHLSGLTWQTPPKCTVSHSRHLSH, from the exons ATGGAAaa GAAATTAAAGCAAGAGGCAAAGCATTGCATGGATGAACTTAGCTGCAGCATTGTGGTGATGAATGGCTCACAGCCAAAAGTCCTCAGGCTTAACTTAGGATCCTCCGAAGAACTCCAAACTCCATTTTTCTCTTATTCTTCACCAGGCATAGAAATTGGGAAACTAAAAGGCCGCAGATTGATGCATTCCACCCCAGTGAGTAGCCCTGAAGACACAGAAGAAGCAGGTACTTCAATGTCAAGCACTGACTCAGCCACTTCTCCTTTCCTCGTCTACAAACAAAATCCTCTGTACCAAGGCCAGGGACCACATGAAAGAACAAACAAACCATTGAACAACCCAAAAGGTTTCAATGCACAGCCACCATTATACTTTGATTTGGAAAGGGATCACCCAACATCACCTGTGGCTAGAGACATAAATACTGTATTTTGGATTCATCAAAACCACAATGCAAATGAGAAGCTTCGAAACGCTGAAAACAAAGTTATCCAAAGAACTAAGTCTCCAACTTCCAAAACTCTACTTGAAAATTTCAAGCATTGTGATCAAGAGACAACAGAAAGTGAACTCGGATTTAAGTTTAACCAAACTCAAAGTAGAAGCTATATCCCGAACTCGAGCATCAGAGAAAACTCCATTCCTTTGGGTAGAACTACCTCTATACCTCCTCCTTTATGCTCTCAGTGTCAGAATAAAGTACCAGTATTCGGAAAGCCTCCTAGACGTTTTTCCTTCAAAGAGATAGAGGAAGCTACTGACATGTTCTCAGAAATGAATTTATTGGCTGAAGGTGGATTCGGTGTGGTTCATAAGGGAATACTCAAAGATGGTCAGATCGTTGCGGTGAAACAGTTAAAGCTCAGTGGCTCTCAAGCAGATATTGATTTCTGCAGGGAAGTTAGGCTTTTGAGCTGTGCTCAACACAGAAATGTTGTGTTGTTGATAGGATTTTGCACAGAGGACAATTTGAGGATATTAGTGTATGAGTACATATGTAATGGTTCCTTGGACCTCTGCTTACATG GAGGCGAGAATATGTCGTTGGATTGGAACTCACGCTTAAAGATAGCGATTGGAGTGGCGCGAGGCTTACGCTACCTCCATGAAGATTGTAGAGTTGGTTGTATAGTGCACAGAGACCTTCGACCCAAAAATATCCTCTTAACTCATGACTTTGAACCTCTG GTGGCTGATTTTGGGCTTGCTAGATGGCATTCAGAATGGAATATGAATACTGAAGATCGCGTTATAGGAACTTCAGG GTACCTTGCACCTGAGTATATTGATGCTGGAAACGTTACATATAAAATAGATGTATATGCATTTGGAATTGTTTTGTTAGAGCTAATAACCGGTCGAAGAATTAGTGAATTGGAACAGATTAATGGACACTCGTATCTTTCTGAATTGTTTCACCCCATACACATGTTGGAGCCGGATCATATCTTACAAAACGTTCTATCTCTCAAACCATGCTTGGATTCTGAGGCGTCACTGCAGTTTAATCTTCAATTGCAAGCCATGGCAAGAGCTGTTTCATTGTGTCTGCGTCTGGATCCTGATGCCAGACCCTCCATGTCAAAG ATACTCAGAGTGCTGGAAGGGGGTGATCCTACAGGTCCTATGAGCTTAGATATCAATTCAGTTGGTAATACAAGTGGCCATTTAAGTGGTTTGACTTGGCAAACTCCACCCAAATGTACAGTAAGTCATTCTCGTCACCTATCACATTGA